A DNA window from Ralstonia solanacearum K60 contains the following coding sequences:
- a CDS encoding ABC transporter ATP-binding protein produces the protein MGGHRAAWIAVALIVFHQSLVAASTVFLTQVIERFQIGADYLPFLYLYLAAMTLPYLPGCGSFVFLQRWINDAHHAFVMLLSERIRGKVSQYRDVSQRERVTATLARNSLPVLREYITFMHDLVSFTLNSSLSMAVIIFLLPSKLALGYVVSFVLCLGFIFLLRKTIAASSSDYEIRYLAYTDTLNKAWDNVALGNSYNEAIWRRRKEEAGRNFYKAAIALQIRKQLGNILLAGASLLPTIFLIVMIFRDGHASPPVVAAVVVNLTRIFLILNALSALVYKVLDLSSMRAKLEVLFAPVTAPLGDASAGMDHIGTIYVNGTKVQGRSQVIDYFSNIEDGRFRITGPNGSGKSSALLALKEQFGSRGFLMPTNQASLAWKGVNEMRSTEQQMISSLQEIVSLEEVQCILLDEWDANLDQDNTTGIDAVLDALASTKMIVEVRHLRG, from the coding sequence ATGGGCGGGCACCGGGCGGCCTGGATTGCCGTCGCGCTGATCGTCTTTCATCAGAGTCTGGTGGCGGCCTCGACCGTATTCCTGACGCAGGTGATCGAGCGATTTCAGATCGGGGCGGATTACCTTCCCTTTCTGTACCTCTATCTGGCGGCGATGACGCTGCCGTACCTTCCCGGCTGCGGCTCATTCGTCTTCCTCCAGCGGTGGATCAACGATGCGCACCATGCGTTTGTCATGCTGCTCTCTGAGCGGATCAGAGGAAAAGTCTCTCAGTATCGCGACGTTTCACAGCGCGAACGCGTGACCGCCACCCTCGCGAGAAACTCGCTACCGGTACTGAGGGAGTACATCACGTTCATGCATGATCTGGTCAGCTTTACGCTGAACAGTTCACTAAGCATGGCGGTCATCATTTTTCTATTGCCGTCAAAGTTGGCACTGGGATATGTCGTCAGCTTCGTGCTGTGCCTGGGATTCATCTTCCTGCTAAGGAAAACGATCGCCGCGTCCTCATCAGACTACGAAATCCGCTATCTCGCCTACACGGATACCCTCAACAAGGCATGGGATAACGTTGCACTCGGAAACAGCTATAACGAGGCAATCTGGCGGCGGAGAAAGGAGGAGGCCGGCCGGAATTTTTACAAAGCCGCCATTGCACTGCAAATACGGAAACAACTGGGGAACATACTTCTTGCCGGCGCATCACTGTTGCCAACGATTTTCCTGATCGTCATGATCTTCCGCGATGGGCATGCGTCTCCGCCCGTTGTGGCCGCAGTGGTGGTCAACCTCACACGCATCTTCCTCATACTGAATGCGTTGAGTGCACTGGTCTACAAGGTACTGGACCTCTCGTCCATGCGAGCCAAGCTCGAGGTCCTGTTTGCGCCCGTGACCGCCCCCCTCGGCGACGCCTCAGCCGGCATGGACCACATCGGCACGATCTATGTCAATGGCACCAAGGTACAAGGCAGGTCACAGGTCATCGATTACTTTTCCAACATTGAAGACGGGCGTTTCAGGATCACCGGACCGAACGGAAGCGGAAAATCCAGCGCCCTGCTGGCGCTGAAAGAACAGTTCGGCAGCAGAGGCTTCCTCATGCCCACAAACCAGGCCAGCCTGGCATGGAAAGGTGTCAATGAAATGCGCTCAACGGAGCAGCAAATGATCTCGTCGCTGCAGGAAATCGTCTCCCTCGAGGAGGTGCAATGCATCCTGCTGGATGAATGGGATGCCAATCTCGACCAGGACAATACGACGGGAATCGACGCGGTTCTCGATGCGCTGGCAAGTACCAAAATGATCGTTGAAGTCCGCCATCTGCGAGGCTGA
- a CDS encoding heavy metal translocating P-type ATPase, whose product MTSPDHVDAKPAQSGCGGCCGHDHPAARDTAAHPAPAHAPRPGHDQAHEPRAASAPATSATPADAADAAAALARASGRTRLRIAQMDCPTEERMIRARLGNTAGVVALDFNLLERHLTIHHTVDDITPFLEALRAIGMDGEVLEAHDRAAAPGGVSRRTWLLGVGGAAAIGAEAIAWSLGDHAWPVLGLALASIGLAGRPTLRKGWIALRAFTFNINFLMAVAVIGALLIGKWAEAAMVIFLFAVAEAIEARALVRARDAVRALTAIAPDTAEVSDGAGGWRAVAVDAVALGTRLRVRTGSRVPVDARIVAGRAALDESPVTGESLPVEKAIGDAILAGTIVTDGVIEAEATAVAADSTLARIAAAIQEAQAQRAPTQRFVDQFASIYTPAMMLLALAVAVIGPQVTADGWLAWVYRALVLLVIACPCALVISTPVTVVSGLAAAARRGIVVKGGVYLESGRRLRALALDKTGTLTAGRPVLDTVVLPDGTSRPVASLDAATDVVQLRALGVAAALDAHTTHPIALAIVQAAAAHGAAQDRPVQALSVLPGRGVVGTLDGVRWHLGNAALVAERGWDTPAWRQAAEQLQAAGMSAVTLCDAGGAVALFGVRDRERAESAEAIAGLRALQVHPVMLTGDDRRAAQAIAQAVGIDAVHAEQLPADKQRVVGELAAQYGFVGMVGDGINDAPALARADIGFAMGAAGTATALEAADVAIMDDDPRKLTAFIRISRRTVAVLRQNIALALGIKAVFLALAVAGEATLWMAIFADVGASLLVVFNGLRVMRVRA is encoded by the coding sequence ATGACCTCTCCCGACCACGTCGATGCCAAGCCCGCACAGAGCGGCTGCGGCGGCTGCTGCGGCCACGATCATCCGGCCGCGCGGGACACCGCCGCCCACCCTGCCCCCGCGCATGCGCCGCGTCCCGGCCACGATCAGGCGCACGAACCCCGTGCGGCCTCCGCCCCCGCTACTTCCGCCACCCCCGCCGATGCCGCTGACGCCGCCGCCGCGCTGGCCCGCGCCTCCGGCCGGACCCGGCTGCGCATCGCGCAGATGGACTGCCCGACCGAGGAGCGGATGATTCGCGCCAGGCTGGGCAACACCGCGGGCGTGGTCGCGCTGGACTTCAACCTGCTGGAGCGGCATCTGACCATCCACCACACCGTCGACGACATCACGCCGTTCCTGGAAGCGCTGCGTGCCATCGGCATGGACGGCGAGGTGCTGGAAGCGCACGACCGCGCGGCGGCGCCCGGGGGTGTGTCGCGCCGCACCTGGCTGCTGGGCGTCGGCGGTGCGGCGGCGATCGGCGCGGAGGCCATCGCCTGGTCGCTGGGCGATCACGCGTGGCCCGTGCTGGGGCTGGCGCTGGCCTCCATCGGGCTGGCCGGCCGCCCGACGCTGCGCAAGGGCTGGATCGCGCTGCGGGCGTTCACGTTCAACATCAACTTCCTGATGGCGGTGGCCGTCATCGGTGCGCTGCTGATCGGCAAGTGGGCCGAGGCCGCGATGGTGATCTTCCTGTTCGCCGTGGCCGAGGCCATCGAGGCGCGCGCGCTGGTCCGGGCCCGCGATGCCGTCCGTGCATTGACGGCCATCGCGCCCGACACGGCCGAGGTGTCCGATGGGGCCGGCGGCTGGCGGGCGGTGGCGGTCGACGCCGTCGCCCTGGGCACGCGCCTGCGCGTGCGCACCGGCAGCCGCGTCCCGGTCGATGCGCGCATCGTCGCTGGCCGCGCCGCGCTGGACGAATCGCCCGTCACCGGCGAGAGCCTGCCGGTGGAGAAGGCCATCGGCGACGCCATCCTCGCCGGCACCATCGTCACCGATGGCGTGATCGAGGCCGAGGCCACGGCGGTCGCCGCCGACAGCACGCTCGCGCGTATCGCCGCGGCCATCCAGGAAGCGCAGGCGCAGCGCGCGCCGACCCAGCGCTTCGTCGACCAGTTCGCCTCTATCTACACGCCCGCGATGATGCTGCTGGCGCTGGCCGTCGCCGTGATCGGCCCGCAGGTGACGGCCGACGGCTGGCTGGCGTGGGTTTATCGCGCGCTCGTGCTGCTGGTGATCGCTTGCCCGTGCGCGCTGGTGATCTCCACCCCGGTCACCGTGGTCAGCGGGCTGGCGGCCGCCGCGCGGCGCGGCATCGTCGTCAAGGGCGGCGTCTACCTGGAAAGCGGCCGGCGCCTGCGCGCGCTGGCGCTCGACAAGACCGGCACGCTGACCGCCGGTCGCCCCGTGCTGGATACGGTGGTCTTGCCCGACGGCACGTCCCGCCCGGTGGCGTCGCTCGATGCCGCCACCGATGTCGTCCAGTTGCGGGCGCTGGGCGTGGCCGCCGCGCTGGATGCCCACACCACGCACCCGATTGCGCTGGCGATCGTGCAGGCGGCCGCCGCGCATGGTGCGGCGCAGGATCGCCCCGTCCAGGCTCTGTCCGTGCTGCCCGGCCGTGGCGTCGTGGGCACGCTCGACGGTGTGCGCTGGCACCTGGGCAACGCCGCGCTCGTCGCCGAGCGCGGGTGGGATACGCCGGCCTGGCGCCAGGCTGCCGAGCAGTTGCAGGCCGCGGGCATGTCGGCGGTCACGCTGTGCGATGCGGGTGGGGCGGTGGCGCTCTTCGGCGTGCGCGACCGCGAGCGCGCGGAGAGCGCCGAGGCCATCGCCGGCCTGCGCGCCCTGCAGGTGCACCCGGTCATGCTGACCGGCGACGACCGCCGCGCCGCGCAAGCCATCGCCCAGGCAGTCGGCATCGATGCCGTGCACGCCGAGCAGTTGCCGGCCGACAAGCAGCGCGTGGTCGGCGAGCTGGCCGCGCAATACGGTTTCGTCGGCATGGTCGGCGACGGCATCAACGACGCGCCGGCCCTGGCCCGCGCCGACATCGGCTTCGCGATGGGCGCGGCCGGCACGGCCACCGCCCTTGAGGCCGCCGACGTCGCCATCATGGACGACGATCCGCGCAAGCTCACCGCCTTCATCCGCATCAGCCGGCGCACCGTGGCCGTGCTGCGTCAGAACATTGCGCTCGCGCTGGGCATCAAGGCCGTCTTCCTCGCCCTGGCCGTCGCGGGCGAGGCGACGCTGTGGATGGCGATCTTCGCCGACGTGGGGGCCAGCCTGCTGGTGGTGTTCAATGGGCTGCGGGTGATGCGCGTGCGCGCCTGA
- a CDS encoding NAD(P)H-dependent flavin oxidoreductase, with translation MSLPPILQHRLSVPVVGSPLFIISNPDLVIAQCKAGVVGSFPALNARPAELLETWLQRITTELAEYDARHPDRPSAPFAVNQIVHKSNDRLEHDLALCVKYKVPIVITSLGAREEVNHAVHSYGGIVLHDVINNTFAKKAIDKGADGLIAVAAGAGGHAGTTSPFALIHEIREWFDGPLLLSGAIANGNAVLAALAAGADLAYVGSAFIATQEANAIEAYKQAIVESTASDIVYTNLFTGVHGNYLRKSIVAAGLDPDALPESDPSKMNFGSGDGAKAWKDIWGAGQGVGAVKRVVPAAELVKRFAQEFNVARRRLGHIEALRAPAGAPATTA, from the coding sequence ATGTCCTTGCCGCCGATCCTGCAGCACCGCCTGTCCGTGCCCGTGGTGGGCTCGCCGCTGTTCATCATCTCCAATCCGGATCTCGTGATCGCCCAGTGCAAGGCCGGCGTGGTCGGCTCGTTCCCGGCGCTGAACGCGCGCCCGGCCGAACTGCTGGAGACCTGGCTGCAGCGCATCACCACCGAGCTGGCCGAATACGATGCGCGGCATCCGGACCGGCCCTCGGCGCCGTTCGCCGTCAACCAGATCGTGCACAAGTCCAACGATCGGCTCGAGCACGACCTGGCGCTGTGCGTGAAGTACAAGGTGCCCATCGTCATCACCTCGCTGGGTGCGCGCGAGGAGGTCAACCATGCGGTGCACAGCTACGGCGGCATCGTGCTGCATGACGTGATCAACAACACCTTCGCCAAGAAAGCGATCGACAAGGGCGCGGACGGGCTGATCGCGGTGGCGGCCGGGGCGGGCGGCCACGCGGGCACGACCTCGCCGTTCGCGCTGATCCACGAGATCCGCGAGTGGTTCGACGGCCCGCTGCTGTTGTCGGGCGCCATTGCCAACGGCAACGCCGTCCTGGCGGCGCTGGCAGCCGGGGCGGACCTGGCCTACGTGGGTTCGGCCTTCATCGCCACCCAAGAGGCGAACGCGATCGAAGCCTACAAGCAGGCCATCGTGGAGAGCACCGCCAGCGACATCGTCTACACCAACCTGTTCACCGGCGTGCACGGTAACTACCTGCGCAAGAGCATCGTGGCGGCCGGGCTGGACCCGGACGCGCTGCCGGAATCGGACCCGAGCAAGATGAACTTCGGCTCGGGCGACGGCGCCAAGGCATGGAAGGACATCTGGGGGGCCGGCCAGGGCGTGGGCGCGGTCAAGCGCGTGGTGCCGGCGGCGGAGCTGGTCAAGCGCTTCGCCCAGGAGTTCAACGTGGCGCGCCGCCGCCTCGGCCACATCGAGGCACTGCGCGCACCGGCCGGCGCTCCGGCAACGACGGCCTGA
- a CDS encoding universal stress protein, producing the protein MHQRILAAFDGSHEARLAVDEAAALTRAFGGRLRVVWAIGSPRMPEGVGLYSVEQLREEDRQTATASLAELQRTFDTDGTAAETGVLMLDDRDDDIGGALEHEAVRWQADTIVVGSQGKRGLARILLGSVAERTVKVSHRTVIVVRAQHPDHTDR; encoded by the coding sequence ATGCACCAACGCATTCTCGCCGCCTTCGACGGCAGCCACGAAGCCCGCCTGGCCGTGGACGAAGCTGCCGCGCTCACCCGTGCCTTCGGCGGCCGCCTGCGGGTGGTCTGGGCGATCGGCTCGCCGCGCATGCCGGAAGGCGTCGGCTTGTACAGCGTCGAGCAGTTGCGCGAGGAGGACCGCCAGACCGCCACGGCCTCGCTGGCCGAGCTGCAGCGCACGTTCGACACCGACGGCACCGCGGCGGAGACGGGCGTGCTGATGCTCGACGATCGCGACGACGACATCGGCGGCGCGCTCGAACACGAGGCCGTGCGCTGGCAGGCCGACACCATCGTGGTGGGCTCGCAGGGCAAGCGCGGCCTGGCGCGCATCCTGCTGGGCAGCGTGGCCGAGCGCACCGTCAAGGTCTCGCACCGCACCGTCATCGTGGTGCGTGCACAGCACCCCGACCACACTGACCGCTGA
- a CDS encoding MFS transporter, with product MRFWAIFGGQALSLIGSALTQFVLLWWITDTTGSLSALATACMAALLPQAVLGPLGGTVADRYSRRRLMIVADGVSALCMLLLIALFLTDRIALWHTYAMMAIRSAAQAFQAPAAAASVTMLVPGASWFARRD from the coding sequence GTGCGATTCTGGGCGATCTTCGGCGGGCAAGCGCTGTCGCTGATCGGCTCGGCGCTGACCCAGTTTGTCCTGCTCTGGTGGATCACCGATACCACGGGCAGCCTATCGGCGCTGGCCACGGCCTGCATGGCGGCGCTGCTGCCCCAGGCCGTGCTCGGCCCGCTCGGCGGCACGGTTGCAGACCGCTACAGCCGCCGCCGGCTGATGATCGTGGCCGATGGCGTCAGCGCCTTGTGCATGCTGCTGCTGATCGCGCTGTTCCTGACCGATCGGATCGCGCTGTGGCATACCTACGCGATGATGGCGATCCGGAGTGCCGCGCAAGCCTTCCAGGCACCGGCCGCGGCGGCCAGCGTGACCATGCTGGTGCCGGGGGCTTCCTGGTTCGCGCGGCGGGACTGA
- the leuA gene encoding 2-isopropylmalate synthase, with the protein MLKNPAAKYRPFPPIALSDRTWPSKTITRAPIWMSTDLRDGNQALFEPMNAERKMRMFKMLVQIGFKEIEAAFPAASQTDFDFVRELIEGGHIPDDVTIEVLTQAREDLIRRTMESLRGAKRAIIHVYNATSPVFRRTVFNTDRAGVKRIAVQSAKLIREIAESMPETQWTYQYSPEVFSGTELDFALEVCNAVTEVWDPTPAHKIIFNLPATVEMATPNVYADQIEWMHRHLARRDSILLSVHPHNDRGTAVAAAELAVMAGADRVEGCLFGNGERTGNVDLVTLALNLYSQGIDPGLDFSHVNDVARTCEDCTQLPVHPRHPYVGDLVFTAFSGSHQDAIKKGFAVQQPDAVWAVPYLPIDPADVGRTYDSIIRVNSQSGKGGIAYLLESGYGIAMPRRLQVEFSSTVQKLTDTSGREASAADIWALFQETYLQANGPIGYVSHRLAERDDGNQHIRLVVNIADREHICEGVGNGPLDALVQALSRVLAAPVSIHHYEERALGQGANADAIAFAELAAPGVAGSVFGVGVDANLTTASIRAVVGGVNRLAARHAQAQPGQSLLRRGMAPSVEVA; encoded by the coding sequence ATGTTGAAGAACCCCGCCGCCAAGTACCGCCCGTTCCCGCCGATCGCCCTGTCCGATCGCACCTGGCCGTCCAAGACCATCACCCGTGCGCCGATCTGGATGAGCACGGACCTGCGCGATGGCAACCAGGCCCTGTTCGAGCCGATGAACGCCGAGCGCAAGATGCGCATGTTCAAGATGCTCGTGCAGATCGGCTTCAAGGAAATCGAAGCCGCCTTCCCCGCCGCCTCTCAGACCGACTTCGACTTCGTGCGCGAGCTGATCGAGGGCGGACACATTCCCGATGACGTGACCATCGAGGTGCTGACGCAGGCGCGCGAAGACCTGATCCGCCGCACCATGGAGTCGCTGCGTGGCGCCAAGCGCGCGATCATCCACGTGTACAACGCGACCTCGCCGGTGTTCCGCCGCACCGTATTCAACACCGACCGCGCAGGCGTCAAGCGCATCGCCGTGCAGAGCGCGAAGCTGATCCGCGAGATTGCCGAGTCGATGCCCGAGACGCAGTGGACGTATCAATACAGCCCGGAAGTCTTCAGCGGCACCGAACTGGACTTCGCGCTGGAGGTCTGCAACGCCGTCACCGAGGTGTGGGACCCGACGCCCGCGCACAAGATCATCTTCAACCTGCCGGCCACGGTGGAGATGGCCACGCCCAACGTCTACGCCGACCAGATCGAATGGATGCACCGCCACCTGGCGCGCCGCGATTCGATCCTCCTCTCCGTGCACCCGCACAACGACCGCGGCACCGCGGTGGCCGCGGCGGAACTGGCGGTGATGGCCGGCGCCGACCGGGTGGAAGGCTGCCTGTTCGGCAACGGCGAGCGCACCGGCAACGTGGACCTGGTCACGCTGGCGCTCAACCTGTATTCGCAGGGCATCGATCCGGGGCTGGACTTCTCGCACGTCAACGACGTGGCGCGCACCTGCGAAGACTGCACGCAGTTGCCGGTGCACCCGCGCCATCCGTACGTGGGCGACCTGGTCTTCACCGCGTTCTCGGGCTCGCACCAGGATGCGATCAAGAAGGGGTTTGCGGTGCAGCAGCCGGATGCCGTCTGGGCGGTGCCCTACCTGCCGATCGACCCGGCCGACGTGGGCCGCACCTACGACTCGATCATTCGCGTCAACAGCCAGTCGGGCAAGGGCGGCATCGCGTACCTGCTGGAGAGCGGCTACGGCATTGCCATGCCGCGCCGGCTGCAGGTGGAGTTCAGCAGCACCGTGCAAAAGCTGACCGACACCAGCGGCCGCGAAGCCTCCGCCGCTGACATCTGGGCGCTGTTCCAGGAGACCTATCTGCAGGCCAACGGGCCGATCGGCTACGTGTCGCACCGGCTCGCGGAGCGTGACGACGGCAACCAGCACATCCGCCTGGTCGTCAACATCGCCGACCGCGAGCACATCTGCGAGGGCGTGGGCAACGGGCCGCTGGATGCGCTGGTGCAGGCGCTGTCCAGGGTGCTGGCGGCACCGGTGTCGATCCACCACTACGAAGAGCGCGCACTGGGCCAGGGGGCCAACGCGGATGCCATCGCCTTCGCGGAACTGGCCGCGCCGGGCGTGGCCGGCAGCGTGTTCGGCGTGGGCGTCGACGCGAACCTGACGACCGCGTCGATCCGCGCGGTGGTGGGCGGCGTGAACCGGCTGGCGGCGCGCCACGCGCAGGCGCAACCGGGGCAAAGCCTGCTGCGGCGCGGCATGGCGCCTTCCGTGGAGGTTGCCTGA
- a CDS encoding nuclear transport factor 2 family protein — MIQPIPAVLAAAAQATLAAWHAMQQSGDLDALDTLFAENVVFRSPVAHTPYPGRAATVLVLRTVNTVFEDFRYHRGFATDDGASVVLEFSASVAGRSLKGIDMIRFDAEGKIAEFEVMVRPATGLQALGAAMGAKLGDQVGSLKAGA, encoded by the coding sequence GTGATCCAGCCGATTCCCGCTGTTTTGGCCGCGGCCGCCCAGGCCACGCTCGCGGCATGGCACGCCATGCAGCAAAGCGGCGACCTGGATGCGCTCGATACGCTGTTCGCCGAGAACGTCGTCTTCCGTTCGCCGGTCGCGCACACGCCCTATCCTGGTCGCGCGGCCACCGTGCTGGTATTGCGCACCGTCAACACGGTCTTCGAAGATTTCCGCTATCACCGAGGCTTCGCCACCGACGACGGAGCGAGCGTGGTGCTCGAATTCAGCGCCAGCGTTGCCGGCAGATCGCTCAAGGGCATCGACATGATCCGCTTCGATGCCGAGGGCAAGATCGCCGAGTTCGAGGTGATGGTGCGCCCCGCCACCGGCCTGCAGGCGCTGGGCGCCGCCATGGGCGCGAAGCTGGGCGACCAGGTCGGCTCCCTCAAGGCCGGCGCCTGA
- a CDS encoding four-helix bundle copper-binding protein translates to MIHRPTAKENAKRFASVIQALHACETACAHCATESGKNGHAETMGRCVSLCTDCAKFCALARDFLERNSEFAELLLEDCAEICQQTLEECAHHGEGYCRKCAEACEQCKKACLEVAGAAPLSPAQQKDLLATL, encoded by the coding sequence ATGATCCATCGTCCGACCGCGAAAGAGAATGCCAAGCGTTTTGCCAGTGTGATCCAAGCGCTTCACGCCTGCGAAACCGCCTGCGCCCATTGCGCGACGGAATCCGGCAAGAACGGGCATGCCGAAACCATGGGCCGCTGCGTCAGCCTGTGCACCGATTGCGCCAAGTTCTGCGCCCTCGCACGCGATTTCCTGGAGCGCAACAGCGAATTCGCCGAACTGCTGCTGGAAGACTGCGCCGAGATCTGCCAGCAAACCCTGGAGGAATGCGCCCACCACGGCGAAGGCTATTGCCGCAAATGCGCCGAAGCCTGCGAACAGTGCAAGAAGGCCTGCCTCGAAGTCGCCGGCGCCGCCCCGCTCTCACCGGCCCAACAGAAGGATCTGCTCGCCACCCTGTAA
- the cadR gene encoding Cd(II)/Pb(II)-responsive transcriptional regulator, with translation MKIGELAQRTGISIETIRFYEAQGLLPPPARAANNYRVYTPEHAEQLAFIAKCRSLDMAHAEIRRLMELQANPQASCNAINCLLDEHLRHVEARIAELTELKRQIEAIGQRCTTVASVAECGVLQSLHEEPLAARSAEHHADPADAEHAHRHIRGVHR, from the coding sequence ATGAAAATCGGCGAACTCGCGCAGCGCACCGGCATCAGCATCGAGACCATCCGCTTCTACGAAGCACAGGGCCTGCTGCCCCCGCCGGCGCGCGCCGCCAACAACTACCGCGTCTACACGCCCGAGCATGCCGAGCAACTGGCCTTCATCGCGAAGTGCCGGTCGCTCGACATGGCGCACGCCGAAATCCGGCGCCTGATGGAACTGCAGGCCAACCCGCAGGCGTCGTGCAACGCCATCAACTGCCTGCTCGACGAGCACCTGCGCCACGTCGAGGCCCGCATCGCCGAGCTGACCGAACTCAAGCGCCAGATCGAGGCGATCGGGCAGCGGTGCACGACGGTGGCTTCGGTGGCGGAATGCGGCGTGCTGCAGTCGCTGCACGAGGAGCCGCTGGCGGCCAGGAGCGCCGAACATCATGCCGACCCCGCGGATGCCGAGCACGCGCATCGGCATATCCGCGGTGTGCATCGCTGA
- a CDS encoding MFS transporter: MQSLTLVAAPPLGALALGVMPIGWALGLDVATALLGIAPLLCCRIPQACTPNGRPTGLWPAFREGVELVWKTPGLRWLYILLGAVVLAIMPTFTLVPLLVKTHFGGGAAQVALMEGLSGIGMVAGGLLVAAMAPRRQVSWVLCGFAVSCVALAPGSLFGVAVAWWVISGITFVFGKAPLTALLQTRVPNHLQGRVLSLRNTTMGLAAPVGLALFTPLGEVIGVRALFAITGLLGAVASLAGFLSPSLMRLDRQGSRTEDRTD; this comes from the coding sequence TTGCAAAGCCTCACGCTGGTTGCCGCGCCCCCCCTGGGCGCGCTCGCCCTCGGCGTGATGCCGATCGGCTGGGCGCTGGGCCTTGACGTCGCCACGGCCTTGCTCGGCATCGCGCCGCTGCTGTGCTGTCGCATTCCGCAGGCTTGCACGCCCAACGGCCGACCGACCGGCCTGTGGCCCGCGTTCCGGGAAGGCGTGGAGCTGGTCTGGAAGACACCCGGCCTGCGCTGGCTCTACATCTTGCTTGGCGCGGTGGTGCTGGCCATCATGCCGACCTTCACGCTGGTGCCGCTGCTGGTGAAAACGCACTTCGGCGGCGGTGCCGCCCAGGTGGCCCTCATGGAAGGGCTGTCCGGTATCGGCATGGTGGCGGGTGGCCTGCTCGTGGCCGCGATGGCGCCTCGCAGGCAGGTGTCCTGGGTGCTGTGTGGCTTTGCCGTGTCCTGTGTCGCGCTGGCGCCGGGCAGCCTGTTTGGCGTGGCCGTCGCCTGGTGGGTCATCAGCGGCATCACCTTCGTGTTCGGCAAGGCCCCGCTGACCGCACTGCTTCAGACCCGCGTGCCGAATCACCTGCAGGGCCGCGTGCTGTCGCTGCGGAACACCACCATGGGCCTGGCCGCGCCCGTGGGCCTGGCGCTCTTCACGCCACTGGGTGAAGTGATTGGCGTGCGCGCGCTCTTCGCGATCACCGGCCTGCTCGGCGCAGTGGCGAGCCTGGCAGGATTCCTGTCTCCGTCATTGATGCGTTTGGACAGGCAAGGCTCAAGGACCGAAGACAGGACGGACTGA